From Pagrus major chromosome 9, Pma_NU_1.0, the proteins below share one genomic window:
- the LOC141002624 gene encoding inhibin beta B chain-like, translated as MSLYSLALSCLVACVLSVRCSSVAGTDTQSSPQESCASCGLRAPDQAERVNIDFLEAVKRHILNRLQMRDRPNITHPIPKAAMVTALRRLHAGKVREDGRVEIPSFDGQAAYNNEVQAETSEIISFAESDDHTSSKTGLFFLVSNEGNQNLYVSQANLWLYFRVLPAGPEKGIRRKVTVKIHYQEAGTTSSAEGGPGGGGGGGTGRWALVEKRVDLKRSGWHTFPLSEVVRAVFGKGSRRQDLEVHCDGCETAGVAPVLVDPGDPSHRPFLVVRARQVDGKHRIRKRGLECDGTSGGLCCRQQFYIDFRLIGWNDWIIAPAGYYGNYCEGSCPAYMAGVPGSASSFHTAVVNQYRMRGMSPGSVNSCCIPTKLSTMSMLYFDDEYNIVKRDVPNMIVEECGCA; from the exons ATGAGCTTATACAGTCTGGCTTTGTCCTGCTTAGTTGCGTGCGTCCTCTCCGTGCGCTGCAGCTCGGTGGCCGGGACGGACACGCAGAGCTCGCCCCAGGAGTCGTGCGCGTCCTGCGGCCTCAGGGCGCCGGACCAGGCGGAGCGGGTGAACATAGACTTCTTGGAGGCGGTGAAGAGACACATACTGAACCGGCTGCAGATGAGAGACAGACCCAACATCACGCATCCCATCCCCAAGGCGGCGATGGTGACGGCGCTGAGGAGGCTGCACGCCGGGAAAGTGCGAGAGGACGGCCGGGTGGAGATCCCCAGCTTTGACGGACAGGCTGCGTACAACAACGAGGTCCAAGCGGAGACCTCTGAGATTATCAGCTTCGCCGAATCAG ATGACCACACATCCTCCAAGACCGGTCTCTTCTTCCTCGTCTCCAACGAGGGCAACCAGAACCTGTACGTGTCCCAGGCCAACCTGTGGCTCTACTTCCGTGTGCTGCCAGCCGGTCCTGAGAAAGGCATCCGGAGAAAGGTGACTGTCAAGATCCACTACCAGGAGGCCGGGACTACTAGCAGCGCAGAGGGAGGCCCGGGAGGCGGCGGTGGAGGGGGAACAGGCCGCTGGGCCCTGGTGGAGAAGCGCGTGGATCTGAAACGCAGCGGCTGGCATACGTTCCCCCTCTCGGAGGTGGTGCGGGCTGTGTTTGGGAAAGGCAGCCGGCGGCAGGACCTGGAGGTCCACTGTGACGGCTGTGAGACAGCCGGCGTGGCTCCGGTGCTGGTGGACCCAGGCGATCCGTCCCACCGGCCCTTCCTGGTGGTGCGTGCGAGGCAGGTGGACGGGAAGCACCGCATTCGCAAGCGGGGGCTGGAGTGTGACGGCACCAGCGGGGGCCTTTGCTGCCGGCAGCAGTTTTACATAGACTTCCGCCTTATTGGCTGGAACGACTGGATCATTGCACCAGCTGGTTATTACGGCAACTACTGTGAGGGCAGCTGCCCGGCCTACATGGCAGGTGTGCCGGGCTCTGCTTCGTCCTTCCACACTGCAGTAGTTAACCAGTACCGCATGAGAGGGATGAGCCCTGGCTCAGTCAACTCCTGCTGCATCCCCACCAAGCTCAGTACTATGTCCATGCTCTACTTTGACGATGAATACAACATCGTAAAGAGGGACGTGCCCAACATGATCGTGGAGGAGTGTGGCTGTGCTTGA